A stretch of the Actinotalea sp. JY-7876 genome encodes the following:
- the whiA gene encoding DNA-binding protein WhiA: MALTAQVKDELARLTVDKTSCRKAEVSATLRFAGGLHIISGRIVIEAELDTGIAARRLRQFIAEVYGHTSDVVVVSGGGLRRGTRYVVRVVKDGESLARQTGLLDARGRPVRGLPPQVVSAGIGEAEAAWRGAFLAHGSLTEPGRSAALEVTCPGPEAALALVGAARRLGIAAKAREVRGVDRVVIRDGDAIGAMLTRLGAHDAVMVWEERRMRREVRGTANRLANFDDANLRRSARAAVAAGARVERAFEILGEDLPEHLREAGELRLAHKQASLEELGQLADPPLTKDAVAGRIRRLLATADKKAADLGIPDTEAGLTPDMLDV, encoded by the coding sequence ATGGCGCTGACGGCACAGGTGAAGGACGAGCTCGCCCGGTTGACCGTCGACAAGACGTCGTGCCGCAAGGCGGAGGTCTCGGCGACCCTGCGGTTCGCGGGCGGGCTGCACATCATCTCGGGCCGCATCGTCATCGAGGCGGAGCTGGACACGGGGATCGCGGCCCGGCGCCTGCGGCAGTTCATCGCCGAGGTCTACGGGCACACGAGCGACGTCGTCGTCGTGAGCGGTGGCGGGCTGCGGCGCGGCACGCGCTACGTCGTGCGCGTCGTCAAGGACGGCGAGTCCCTGGCCCGCCAGACGGGTCTGCTGGACGCTCGTGGCCGGCCCGTGCGGGGCCTGCCCCCGCAGGTCGTCTCGGCGGGCATCGGTGAGGCCGAGGCCGCGTGGCGCGGGGCGTTCCTCGCGCACGGGTCGCTGACGGAGCCCGGCCGCTCGGCCGCGCTCGAGGTGACGTGCCCCGGCCCGGAGGCCGCGCTGGCCCTCGTGGGGGCGGCGCGCCGGCTCGGCATCGCGGCCAAGGCCCGCGAGGTGCGGGGCGTGGACCGCGTCGTGATCCGCGACGGGGACGCGATCGGCGCGATGCTGACGCGTCTGGGCGCCCACGACGCCGTGATGGTCTGGGAGGAGCGCCGCATGCGGCGCGAGGTGCGCGGCACGGCGAACCGCCTCGCCAACTTCGACGACGCGAACCTGCGGCGCTCGGCGCGCGCGGCGGTCGCCGCGGGCGCCCGCGTGGAGCGCGCGTTCGAGATCCTCGGGGAGGACCTCCCGGAGCACCTGCGCGAGGCGGGCGAGCTGCGCCTGGCCCACAAGCAGGCGTCCCTGGAGGAGCTCGGGCAGCTCGCTGACCCGCCCTTGACGAAGGACGCGGTCGCCGGCCGCATCCGGCGCCTGCTCGCGACGGCGGACAAGAAGGCCGCGGACCTGGGCATCCCGGACACCGAGGCCGGGCTCACGCCCGACATGCTCGACGTCTGA
- the uvrC gene encoding excinuclease ABC subunit UvrC, with amino-acid sequence MADPATYRPRPGEIPDSPGVYRFRDNHGRVVYVGKAKSLRSRLNSYFQDLSALHPRTQQMVTTAASVEWTVVGTEVEALALEYSWIKEFDPRFNVKYRDDKSYPYLAVTLGEEYPRVQVMRGAKRPGTRYFGPYGHAWAIRETVDLLLRVFPVRTCSAGVFKRAAQAGRPCLLGYIDKCSAPCVGRISAADHRTLAEDFCDFMAGDTARFVRRLDKRMREASAELDFETAARLRDDIGALQRATEKNAVVLPDGTDADVFALVGDELEAAVQVFHVRGGRIRGQRGWVVEKVEDVTDAELVEHLLQQVYGEGEVPATPPSASASKARPERTVETASAVPREVLVPVLPPDVDQVSAWLAGLRGSRVEVRVPQRGDKRALADTVRRNAEQSLVLHRTKRASDLTTRSQALREIQEALGLDSAPLRIECYDISTTQGTHQVGSMVVFEDGLARKSEYRQFAVRGPDGQGARDDTAAMYEVITRRFRRYLEDQARSGGAPDLGDGEDAVADGHPFPSGPARSGEVSGEVEGQRGRFAYPPNLVVVDGGPPQVAAAARALADLGIEDVALCGLAKRLEEVWLPGEEYPVILQRSSEGLYLLQRVRDEAHRFAIRHHRARRSKGMTVSALDAVPGLGPTRTAALLKHFGSVTRLKAATVEEIAQVKGMGPRTAAAVLTALGVGAAGPAAPATPDEAPATDQAPATDRAPATDEAPATDEAVTQRAGMLEP; translated from the coding sequence ATGGCAGACCCGGCGACGTATCGTCCGCGGCCGGGCGAGATCCCCGACTCCCCGGGCGTCTACCGGTTCCGCGACAACCACGGCCGCGTCGTCTACGTCGGCAAGGCGAAGAGCCTCCGCTCGCGGCTCAACAGCTACTTCCAGGACCTGTCCGCGCTGCACCCGCGCACGCAGCAGATGGTCACCACCGCCGCGTCGGTGGAGTGGACGGTGGTGGGCACCGAGGTCGAGGCGCTCGCCCTCGAGTACTCCTGGATCAAGGAGTTCGACCCGCGCTTCAACGTCAAGTACCGGGACGACAAGTCGTACCCGTACCTCGCGGTGACGCTCGGCGAGGAGTACCCGCGCGTGCAGGTGATGCGGGGCGCCAAGCGGCCGGGCACGCGCTACTTCGGCCCCTACGGCCACGCCTGGGCGATCCGCGAGACCGTCGACCTGCTGCTGCGCGTCTTCCCCGTGCGCACGTGCTCGGCCGGCGTCTTCAAACGCGCCGCGCAGGCCGGGCGGCCGTGCCTGCTCGGGTACATCGACAAGTGCTCGGCGCCCTGCGTGGGACGCATCTCCGCGGCGGACCACCGCACGCTCGCCGAGGACTTCTGCGACTTCATGGCGGGCGACACGGCGCGCTTCGTGCGCCGCCTCGACAAGCGCATGCGCGAGGCGTCGGCGGAGCTGGACTTCGAGACCGCCGCCCGGCTCCGGGACGACATCGGCGCGCTCCAGCGCGCGACCGAGAAGAACGCCGTCGTGCTGCCCGACGGCACCGACGCGGACGTCTTCGCCCTGGTCGGGGACGAGCTCGAGGCGGCCGTGCAGGTGTTCCACGTGCGGGGCGGGCGGATCCGCGGACAGCGCGGCTGGGTCGTGGAGAAGGTCGAGGACGTCACGGACGCCGAGCTGGTCGAGCACCTCCTGCAGCAGGTCTACGGCGAGGGGGAGGTGCCCGCGACGCCGCCCAGCGCGAGCGCGAGCAAGGCACGTCCCGAGCGCACCGTCGAGACGGCGAGCGCCGTGCCGCGCGAGGTGCTCGTGCCGGTGCTGCCGCCCGACGTCGACCAGGTCAGCGCGTGGCTCGCGGGGCTGCGCGGCTCGCGCGTCGAGGTGCGGGTCCCGCAGCGGGGGGACAAGCGGGCGCTCGCCGACACGGTGCGCCGCAACGCGGAGCAGTCCCTGGTCCTGCACCGGACCAAGCGCGCCTCCGACCTCACCACGCGGAGCCAGGCGCTGCGCGAGATCCAGGAGGCCCTCGGGCTCGACAGCGCCCCGCTGCGCATCGAGTGCTACGACATCTCGACCACCCAGGGCACCCACCAGGTGGGGTCGATGGTGGTCTTCGAGGACGGGCTCGCCCGCAAGTCCGAGTACCGGCAGTTCGCCGTGCGCGGGCCCGACGGTCAGGGCGCGCGCGACGACACGGCGGCGATGTACGAGGTCATCACGCGCCGCTTCCGGCGCTACCTGGAGGACCAGGCGCGGTCCGGTGGCGCGCCCGACCTGGGGGACGGCGAGGACGCGGTCGCCGACGGGCACCCGTTCCCGTCGGGGCCCGCCCGCTCGGGGGAGGTCTCCGGCGAGGTGGAGGGCCAGCGCGGGCGCTTCGCGTACCCGCCGAACCTCGTGGTGGTCGACGGCGGGCCGCCGCAGGTCGCGGCCGCCGCGCGCGCGCTCGCCGACCTGGGGATCGAGGACGTCGCGCTCTGCGGGCTGGCCAAGCGGCTCGAGGAGGTGTGGCTGCCGGGGGAGGAGTACCCGGTGATCCTCCAGCGCTCGTCCGAAGGGCTGTACCTGCTGCAGCGCGTGCGCGACGAGGCCCACCGGTTCGCGATCCGGCACCACCGCGCGCGCCGCAGCAAGGGCATGACCGTCTCGGCGCTCGACGCCGTACCGGGCCTCGGCCCGACCCGCACCGCGGCGCTGCTCAAGCACTTCGGCAGCGTCACGCGCCTCAAGGCGGCGACGGTGGAGGAGATCGCGCAGGTCAAGGGCATGGGCCCGCGCACCGCGGCCGCCGTGCTCACGGCGCTCGGGGTGGGTGCCGCCGGGCCCGCGGCGCCCGCCACGCCCGACGAGGCCCCTGCGACGGACCAGGCGCCCGCGACCGACCGGGCGCCCGCGACGGACGAGGCACCGGCGACCGACGAGGCGGTGACGCAGCGGGCTGGCATGCTGGAACCATGA
- the yvcK gene encoding uridine diphosphate-N-acetylglucosamine-binding protein YvcK codes for MTTPLHSGGVGPAVVALGGGHGLYASLSALRLMSDRLTAVVTVADDGGSSGRLRQEMDVLPPGDLRMALSALCDDSDWGRTWRDVLQHRFSSQGSLDQHAVGNLLIVALWELLGDTVGGLDWVARLLGARGRVLPMASVPLAIEADVEGPDGVSRLVRGQSQVAVAEGRIRRVRLLPEAPPASQEAVAAVDAADWVVLGPGSWFTSVMPHLLVPELSHALHRTPARRCVTLNLRPAADEGGMTCFEHLAALQQHAPELRVDVVVADPTAVDDLDALEAKAREMGASVLLRQVHVGDGSARHDALRLAAAYRDAFEGVLGDVGSTAR; via the coding sequence CTGACCACGCCGCTGCACAGCGGCGGCGTGGGGCCGGCGGTGGTCGCCCTCGGCGGCGGGCACGGCCTGTACGCGAGCCTGTCGGCCCTGCGGCTCATGTCGGACCGGCTGACCGCGGTCGTCACGGTCGCGGACGACGGCGGCTCGTCCGGCCGTCTGCGCCAGGAGATGGACGTGCTGCCGCCGGGGGACCTGCGGATGGCCCTGTCCGCCCTGTGCGACGACTCCGACTGGGGACGGACGTGGCGCGACGTCCTGCAGCACCGGTTCAGCTCGCAGGGGTCGCTGGACCAGCACGCCGTCGGCAACCTGCTCATCGTCGCCCTGTGGGAGCTGCTCGGGGACACCGTCGGCGGACTCGACTGGGTGGCACGGCTGCTCGGCGCGCGCGGCCGCGTGCTGCCGATGGCCTCGGTCCCGCTGGCGATCGAGGCCGACGTGGAGGGGCCCGACGGGGTCAGCCGCCTCGTGCGGGGCCAGAGCCAGGTCGCGGTGGCCGAGGGGCGCATCCGCCGGGTGCGGCTGCTCCCGGAGGCCCCGCCGGCGTCCCAGGAGGCCGTGGCCGCGGTCGACGCCGCCGACTGGGTGGTGCTCGGGCCGGGATCGTGGTTCACCTCCGTGATGCCCCACCTGCTGGTGCCCGAGCTCTCCCACGCGCTGCACCGCACCCCGGCGCGGCGGTGCGTCACCCTCAACCTGCGGCCGGCGGCCGACGAGGGCGGCATGACGTGCTTCGAGCACCTCGCCGCGCTCCAGCAGCACGCCCCCGAGCTGCGGGTCGACGTCGTGGTGGCCGATCCGACGGCCGTCGACGACCTCGACGCGCTCGAGGCCAAGGCCCGCGAGATGGGGGCGTCGGTGCTGCTCCGGCAGGTGCACGTGGGTGACGGGAGCGCCCGTCACGACGCGCTGCGGCTGGCCGCCGCGTACCGCGACGCCTTCGAGGGCGTGCTGGGTGACGTGGGGAGCACCGCCCGGTGA
- the rapZ gene encoding RNase adapter RapZ, translating into MTAEPPPTTVPSGIPALEATTPTPRAELPELLIITGMSGAGRTRAAAVLEDLDWYVVDNLPARLLPEVVGMMTRSAGGVQRLAAVVDVRGRELFGDLAEVVDTLRTAGIAYRILFLDASDQVLVQRFEAVRRPHPLQGEGRILDGIAAEREIMHSVRERADVVIDTSDLNVHDLARAVRLAVVGGDEDALRINVLSFGFKYGIPLDADHVADVRFLANPYWVTELRHLTGKDEPVRDYVLGLDGARVFVDRYAFALEPVLSGYVEEDKRYATIAVGCTGGKHRSVALSEALAAVLRERGHRVVVSHRDLGRE; encoded by the coding sequence ATGACCGCAGAGCCGCCCCCCACGACCGTGCCGTCAGGCATCCCCGCGCTCGAGGCCACCACCCCGACCCCCCGCGCGGAGCTCCCCGAGCTCCTCATCATCACCGGGATGTCGGGCGCCGGCCGCACGCGCGCGGCCGCCGTGCTCGAGGACCTCGACTGGTACGTCGTCGACAACCTCCCGGCGCGGCTGCTGCCGGAGGTGGTGGGGATGATGACGCGCAGCGCCGGCGGGGTGCAGCGCCTCGCCGCCGTCGTCGACGTGCGCGGGCGCGAGCTCTTCGGCGACCTCGCCGAGGTGGTCGACACCCTGCGGACGGCGGGCATCGCCTACCGGATCCTCTTCCTCGACGCGTCCGACCAGGTGCTCGTGCAGCGGTTCGAGGCCGTGCGTCGCCCGCACCCGCTCCAGGGCGAGGGGCGCATCCTGGACGGGATCGCCGCCGAGCGCGAGATCATGCACTCCGTCCGCGAGCGCGCCGACGTGGTCATCGACACCAGCGACCTCAACGTCCACGACCTGGCCCGTGCCGTGCGGCTCGCCGTGGTGGGCGGCGACGAGGACGCGCTGCGGATCAACGTGCTGTCCTTCGGGTTCAAGTACGGGATCCCCCTGGACGCGGACCACGTCGCCGACGTGCGGTTCCTCGCCAACCCGTACTGGGTCACCGAGCTGCGGCACCTCACCGGCAAGGACGAACCCGTGCGTGACTACGTGCTCGGCCTGGACGGCGCCCGCGTCTTCGTCGACCGGTACGCCTTCGCGCTCGAGCCGGTGCTGAGCGGCTACGTCGAGGAGGACAAGCGGTACGCGACCATCGCGGTCGGCTGCACGGGCGGCAAGCACCGCTCGGTCGCGCTCTCCGAGGCCCTCGCCGCTGTGCTCCGCGAGCGCGGGCACCGCGTCGTCGTCAGCCACCGCGACCTGGGGCGCGAGTGA
- a CDS encoding OsmC family protein: MGILHTYGATVRWTGAGEAGTSSYTAYSRDHEIHAEGRPPLLGSSDPAFRGDPERWNPEQLLVAALAQCHMLWFLHLAARAGVVVVGYVDEPVGTMRVEAAGAGQFTTVVLRPRVTVRATRPVDDAELAALHRGAGEHCFISRSVNFPVRTEPVPLAVEPSVLR, from the coding sequence ATGGGGATCCTGCACACGTACGGGGCGACGGTGCGCTGGACCGGCGCGGGCGAGGCGGGGACGTCGAGCTACACCGCCTACAGCCGGGACCACGAGATCCACGCCGAGGGCAGGCCGCCGCTGCTGGGCTCCTCCGACCCGGCCTTCCGGGGGGACCCGGAGCGGTGGAACCCCGAGCAGCTGCTCGTCGCCGCGCTCGCGCAGTGCCACATGCTGTGGTTCCTGCACCTCGCGGCGCGCGCGGGCGTCGTCGTGGTCGGCTACGTCGACGAGCCCGTGGGCACGATGCGCGTCGAGGCGGCCGGCGCGGGGCAGTTCACGACGGTCGTCCTGCGCCCGCGCGTCACGGTGCGTGCCACGCGCCCGGTCGACGACGCCGAGCTCGCGGCACTGCACCGCGGCGCCGGTGAGCACTGCTTCATCAGCCGCTCGGTGAACTTCCCCGTCCGCACCGAGCCGGTACCCCTGGCGGTCGAGCCGAGCGTGCTGCGCTGA